From the genome of Pseudomonas sp. TMP9, one region includes:
- the fliF gene encoding flagellar basal-body MS-ring/collar protein FliF translates to MAEAVAANVPATTTGEPSKPLFGLTFLENLADMSMLRQIGLLVGLAASVAIGFAVVLWSQQPDYQPLYGSLDGMDASQVMETLSAADIQYTVEPNSGALLVKSGDLARARMRLAAAGVSPTDNSIGFEILDQEQGLGTSQFMEATRYRRGLEGELARTVSSLNNVKGARVHLAIPKSSVFVRDERKPSASVLVELYSGRGLEPSQVMAIVNLVASSVPEMDKAQVTVVDQKGNLLSDIQEMSELTMAGKQFDYSRRMESLFTQRVHNILNPVLGSGRYKAEVSADVDFSAVESTSEMFNPDQPALRSEQQVNEQRTSSLPPQGVPGALSNQPPGAAAAPQVAGAGAAAVPGPIAAGQPLLDVNGQQIIDPATGLAMLAPYPADKREQSTRNFELDRSISYTKQQQGRLRRLSVAVVVDDQVKIDAASGDVTRVPWSSDDLARFTRLVQDSVGFDASRGDSVSVINTAFSIEVGEDLAALPWYQSELFLLAMSGLKQLMPALLIFILVWFVLRPVMKNITGAGRDQGDGRGGDVELGEMGALGGDLAEDRVSLGGPQSILLPSPSEGYDAQLNAIKSLVAEDPGRVAQVVKEWINADE, encoded by the coding sequence ATGGCTGAAGCCGTCGCTGCAAACGTACCTGCTACCACCACTGGTGAGCCAAGTAAGCCATTGTTTGGCTTAACCTTTTTGGAAAATCTCGCCGACATGTCGATGTTGCGGCAAATTGGTCTATTGGTCGGCCTGGCCGCTAGCGTGGCCATCGGCTTTGCGGTGGTGTTGTGGTCCCAGCAGCCCGATTATCAGCCGCTCTATGGCAGCCTTGATGGCATGGATGCGTCTCAGGTGATGGAGACGTTATCGGCCGCCGATATCCAGTACACCGTAGAACCCAATTCGGGTGCGCTATTAGTCAAGTCCGGTGACCTGGCTCGTGCGCGTATGCGCTTGGCGGCTGCGGGTGTATCACCGACTGATAACAGCATTGGCTTTGAGATTCTCGACCAAGAGCAAGGCCTGGGCACTAGCCAGTTTATGGAGGCAACCCGCTATCGCCGTGGCTTGGAGGGCGAGTTGGCGCGCACAGTTTCCAGCTTAAACAACGTCAAGGGTGCACGGGTGCACCTGGCCATCCCGAAAAGCTCAGTGTTCGTGCGTGATGAGCGCAAGCCCAGTGCTTCAGTATTGGTCGAGTTGTATTCCGGGCGCGGCCTGGAGCCAAGCCAGGTGATGGCCATTGTTAATTTGGTTGCCAGCAGCGTGCCGGAGATGGACAAGGCGCAGGTCACCGTGGTCGACCAGAAGGGCAACCTGCTCTCGGACATTCAGGAAATGTCCGAGCTGACCATGGCGGGCAAGCAGTTTGATTACAGCCGCCGCATGGAAAGTCTGTTTACCCAGCGCGTGCACAATATTTTGAATCCGGTGCTTGGCTCAGGTCGCTATAAGGCTGAAGTGTCAGCGGACGTAGATTTCAGCGCGGTGGAATCCACCTCGGAAATGTTCAACCCCGATCAACCGGCGCTGCGCAGCGAACAGCAAGTTAATGAACAACGCACCAGCAGCCTGCCGCCACAAGGCGTGCCGGGCGCTCTGAGCAATCAGCCGCCTGGCGCGGCAGCTGCGCCGCAAGTGGCTGGCGCGGGCGCTGCCGCTGTGCCAGGGCCAATCGCTGCAGGCCAGCCACTGCTGGATGTCAATGGTCAGCAGATCATCGACCCGGCCACTGGCTTAGCCATGCTCGCACCGTATCCGGCGGACAAGCGCGAGCAGTCCACCCGCAACTTCGAACTGGACCGCTCCATTAGCTACACCAAGCAGCAACAGGGCCGTCTTCGCCGCTTATCAGTGGCCGTGGTGGTGGATGATCAGGTCAAGATTGATGCGGCCAGCGGTGACGTCACGCGGGTGCCGTGGAGCAGTGATGATCTGGCACGCTTTACCCGCCTGGTGCAGGACTCAGTAGGGTTCGACGCCAGCCGGGGTGACAGCGTGAGTGTTATCAATACCGCATTCTCCATCGAGGTGGGCGAGGATCTTGCGGCGTTGCCGTGGTACCAGAGTGAGTTGTTCCTGCTGGCCATGAGCGGCCTTAAGCAACTGATGCCGGCTCTGCTGATCTTTATATTGGTTTGGTTTGTCTTGCGCCCAGTGATGAAGAACATCACCGGCGCCGGCAGAGACCAAGGCGATGGCCGTGGTGGTGATGTTGAACTCGGCGAAATGGGGGCATTGGGTGGTGATTTGGCCGAGGACCGGGTCAGCTTAGGTGGCCCGCAAAGCATCCTCCTGCCCAGCCCGAGTGAGGGGTATGATGCACAACTCAATGCTATTAAAAGCCTGGTCGCTGAAGACCCGGGCCGCGTAGCCCAGGTTGTGAAAGAGTGGATTAACGCTGATGAGTGA
- the fliG gene encoding flagellar motor switch protein FliG, with amino-acid sequence MSDNRTATKLNKVDKAAILLLSLGETDAAQVLRHLGPKEVQRVGVAMAGMRNIQREQVEQVMGEFVETVGDQTSLGVGADGYIRKMLNQALGEDKAGNLIDRILLGGSTSGLDSLKWMEPRAVADVIRYEHPQIQAIVVAYLDPDQAGEVLGHFDHKVRLDIVLRVSSLNTVQPAALKELNQILEKQFSGSSSSTRAALGGVKRAADIMNFLDSSVEGQLMDSIREVDEDLSSKIEDLMFVFDNLADVDDRGIQALMREVSSDVLVLALKGADEAIKEKIFKNMSKRAAELLRDDLEAKGPVRVSDVEGAQKEILTIARRMAEAGEIVLGGKGGEEMV; translated from the coding sequence ATGAGTGATAACCGCACCGCGACTAAATTGAACAAAGTCGACAAGGCCGCGATCCTGCTGCTGTCGCTTGGTGAAACGGATGCGGCCCAGGTGCTGCGCCATCTGGGACCCAAGGAAGTGCAGCGCGTTGGCGTGGCCATGGCCGGCATGCGCAATATCCAGCGCGAGCAGGTTGAGCAGGTCATGGGCGAGTTTGTCGAAACCGTTGGCGACCAGACCAGCCTTGGTGTTGGTGCTGATGGCTATATTCGCAAGATGCTCAATCAGGCCTTGGGCGAAGACAAAGCCGGTAATTTGATTGATCGAATTCTACTGGGTGGCAGCACCAGTGGTTTGGACAGCTTGAAGTGGATGGAGCCGCGCGCTGTGGCCGATGTTATCCGTTACGAGCATCCGCAAATCCAAGCCATCGTTGTAGCCTACCTCGACCCCGATCAGGCCGGCGAAGTGCTGGGCCATTTTGACCACAAGGTCCGCTTGGATATCGTGTTGCGCGTGTCATCGCTGAACACGGTGCAACCGGCGGCGTTGAAAGAACTTAACCAGATCTTGGAGAAACAGTTCTCTGGCAGTTCCAGTTCGACCCGCGCCGCACTGGGCGGGGTAAAGCGTGCTGCCGATATCATGAACTTCCTTGACAGCTCGGTCGAAGGCCAGCTGATGGACTCCATTCGTGAAGTGGATGAGGACTTGTCCAGCAAGATCGAGGACCTGATGTTCGTCTTCGATAACCTGGCGGATGTCGATGACCGCGGCATCCAAGCGCTGATGCGCGAAGTGTCCTCGGATGTGTTGGTACTGGCGCTTAAAGGTGCTGATGAGGCCATCAAGGAAAAAATCTTCAAGAATATGTCCAAACGCGCTGCCGAATTGCTGCGCGATGATTTGGAAGCCAAAGGTCCAGTGCGTGTCAGTGACGTTGAGGGCGCACAGAAAGAAATCCTCACCATCGCCAGGCGCATGGCTGAAGCCGGGGAAATTGTCCTCGGCGGCAAAGGCGGCGAGGAAATGGTGTAA
- the fliH gene encoding flagellar assembly protein FliH gives MSSKEPASELIRAKDLIGVDVWALPSFDPQVEVPEPSADDAVEPSASAEQHAQAESEEVALEDVKPLTLDELEAIRQDAYNEGFATGEKDGFHAGQLKAKQEADMALAAKIAGLEQVMTQLFEPIAEQDQQLEEALIKLLEQMVRHVIQRELVSDSSQIRQVLGEALKLLPMGTGNIRIHLNPQDFEMVKALRERHEESWRILEDASLLPGGCRVESELSRIDASVETRLNQAIKQLFEQQREQAVHPLDADLHTDLDAAPANKEALAPAPAEANLEAVSEARADAP, from the coding sequence ATGTCCAGTAAAGAGCCGGCGAGTGAGCTGATACGCGCCAAAGATCTAATCGGCGTTGATGTCTGGGCGTTGCCCAGCTTTGACCCACAAGTAGAAGTGCCAGAACCCAGCGCAGATGACGCTGTCGAGCCATCAGCCAGCGCTGAGCAACATGCTCAGGCCGAAAGCGAAGAAGTCGCTCTAGAAGACGTCAAGCCTTTGACGTTGGATGAGCTTGAAGCCATCCGTCAGGACGCTTACAACGAAGGCTTTGCCACCGGTGAGAAAGATGGCTTCCATGCCGGCCAGCTGAAAGCTAAGCAAGAGGCTGACATGGCCTTGGCTGCAAAAATAGCCGGGCTTGAACAGGTGATGACCCAGCTGTTTGAGCCGATTGCCGAGCAAGACCAGCAACTTGAAGAAGCGCTGATCAAGCTGCTGGAGCAGATGGTGCGCCACGTGATTCAGCGCGAGTTGGTCAGCGACTCCAGCCAGATTCGTCAGGTGCTCGGTGAGGCACTTAAGCTGCTGCCGATGGGCACTGGCAATATCCGCATTCACCTCAACCCGCAAGATTTCGAGATGGTCAAAGCTTTGCGTGAGCGCCATGAAGAGAGCTGGCGGATTCTTGAAGATGCCTCTCTATTGCCTGGCGGTTGCCGGGTAGAAAGCGAACTCAGCCGCATTGATGCCAGCGTCGAAACTCGGCTGAACCAAGCCATCAAACAACTCTTCGAACAGCAGCGCGAGCAAGCGGTGCATCCTTTAGATGCTGATCTGCATACTGATCTGGACGCCGCCCCAGCGAATAAAGAAGCGCTTGCACCGGCGCCCGCAGAGGCGAACCTAGAGGCGGTTTCTGAGGCGCGTGCGGATGCGCCTTGA
- the fliI gene encoding flagellar protein export ATPase FliI, protein MRLERVSFAKRLAGYSEAVALPTQPQVEGRLLRMVGLTLEAEGLRAALGSRCMVINDDSYRPVQVEAEVMGFSNGKIFLMPVGSLAGIAPGARVVPLPDTGRLPMGMSMLGRVLDGTGRALDGKGGMKAEDWVPMDGPTINPLNRHPISEPLDVGIRSINGLLTVGRGQRLGLFAGTGVGKSVLLGMMTRFTEADIIVVGLIGERGREVKEFIDEILGQEGIKRSVVVASPADDAPLMRLRAAMYCTRIAEYFRDKGKNVLLLMDSLTRFAQAQREIALAIGEPPATKGYPPSVFARLPKLVERAGNAEKGGGSITAFYTVLSEGDDQQDPIADAARGVLDGHIVLSRRLAEEGHYPAIDIEASISRVMPQVVSAEHMRVAQRFKQLWSRYQQSRDLISVGAYVPGGDADTDLAIARQPAMVKYLRQNLQDNESLETSSTQLSAIFNPATGT, encoded by the coding sequence ATGCGCCTTGAGCGGGTGAGCTTTGCCAAGCGCCTGGCGGGTTACAGCGAGGCCGTGGCGTTACCGACTCAGCCGCAGGTCGAAGGCCGCTTGTTACGAATGGTCGGTTTGACTCTGGAGGCTGAAGGCCTGCGCGCTGCCTTGGGTAGCCGCTGCATGGTGATCAACGATGACAGCTACAGGCCGGTGCAGGTTGAGGCTGAGGTCATGGGGTTTTCCAACGGCAAAATCTTCCTGATGCCGGTTGGCAGCCTGGCCGGCATCGCGCCGGGCGCTCGCGTGGTGCCCTTACCAGACACGGGTCGCTTACCCATGGGTATGTCGATGCTCGGCCGGGTGCTCGACGGCACTGGCCGTGCCCTCGACGGTAAAGGCGGGATGAAGGCGGAAGACTGGGTGCCAATGGACGGTCCGACCATCAACCCGCTCAACCGTCACCCGATCAGTGAGCCGCTGGATGTCGGCATCCGTTCAATTAACGGCCTGTTGACGGTGGGTCGTGGCCAGCGTCTGGGTTTGTTCGCGGGTACCGGTGTCGGTAAATCGGTATTGCTGGGCATGATGACGCGCTTTACCGAAGCCGACATTATTGTGGTCGGGCTGATTGGTGAGCGGGGCCGCGAAGTTAAAGAGTTTATCGACGAAATCCTCGGTCAGGAGGGCATCAAACGCTCGGTGGTGGTGGCTTCGCCGGCCGATGACGCGCCGCTCATGCGCTTACGCGCGGCCATGTACTGCACGCGAATAGCTGAGTACTTCCGCGATAAAGGTAAGAATGTTCTGCTGCTGATGGATTCGCTGACTCGTTTTGCCCAAGCCCAGCGTGAAATCGCTCTGGCCATTGGCGAGCCGCCTGCGACCAAGGGTTACCCGCCCTCCGTGTTTGCGCGCCTGCCCAAACTGGTGGAGCGCGCAGGTAATGCGGAGAAGGGCGGTGGTTCGATTACCGCGTTTTACACCGTACTCAGCGAAGGCGACGACCAGCAAGATCCGATCGCTGACGCCGCCCGTGGTGTGCTCGACGGTCATATCGTGCTCTCGCGCCGCCTCGCCGAAGAGGGGCATTACCCAGCCATTGATATAGAAGCGTCGATCAGCCGGGTGATGCCGCAAGTGGTCAGCGCAGAGCACATGCGCGTGGCTCAGCGGTTTAAACAACTGTGGTCGCGTTACCAGCAGAGTCGCGATCTGATCAGTGTCGGGGCCTATGTGCCGGGCGGCGATGCAGACACCGACCTGGCCATCGCGCGCCAGCCGGCTATGGTCAAGTATTTGCGGCAAAACCTGCAGGACAACGAAAGCTTAGAAACCAGCAGTACGCAGTTGTCAGCGATCTTCAACCCTGCAACTGGTACATAA
- the fliJ gene encoding flagellar export protein FliJ, with the protein MAQSRAARLAPVVDMAERAEREAALQLGHCQGLLRQAEVQLGDLERYRGDYQQQWINEGQHGVSGQWLMNYQRFLTQLETAIGQQRGSVDWHRANMDKVRDVWQQRYARLEGLRKLVKRYQDEARMAEDKREQKLLDELSQRLSARGSHF; encoded by the coding sequence ATGGCACAAAGCCGCGCCGCGCGGCTGGCCCCAGTGGTCGATATGGCCGAACGCGCTGAGCGCGAGGCCGCCCTGCAACTGGGCCATTGCCAAGGTCTGCTGCGTCAGGCTGAAGTGCAGCTGGGGGATTTGGAACGCTACCGCGGTGATTACCAGCAACAGTGGATCAACGAAGGCCAGCACGGCGTTTCCGGGCAATGGCTGATGAACTACCAGCGCTTCCTCACTCAGCTGGAAACGGCCATTGGCCAGCAACGTGGCAGCGTCGATTGGCACCGCGCCAATATGGACAAAGTGCGCGATGTTTGGCAGCAGCGCTATGCGCGCCTTGAAGGTTTGCGCAAGCTGGTCAAGCGTTATCAAGACGAAGCGCGTATGGCTGAAGATAAGCGTGAGCAAAAACTTCTCGATGAGCTCTCGCAGCGTTTGTCAGCCCGTGGCTCACACTTCTGA
- a CDS encoding STAS domain-containing protein — translation MTITSLFSSDGHELTILIQGRFDFAAHQDFRDAYERIESPPQRYMIDLKNTTYLDSSALGMLLLLRDHAGGDHAQISLLNCNPDVRKILAISNFEQLFKIA, via the coding sequence ATGACTATCACCTCACTGTTTTCATCTGATGGCCACGAGCTGACCATTCTGATTCAAGGTCGTTTTGACTTTGCCGCGCATCAAGATTTTCGTGATGCTTACGAGCGTATTGAGAGCCCCCCGCAGCGCTATATGATCGACCTGAAAAACACCACTTATCTGGACAGCTCGGCGCTCGGCATGTTGTTGCTGTTGCGCGATCACGCCGGCGGCGACCACGCGCAGATCAGCCTGCTCAATTGCAACCCAGATGTGCGCAAAATTTTGGCCATTTCGAATTTCGAGCAGTTATTCAAGATCGCTTGA
- a CDS encoding fused response regulator/phosphatase — MLEVLSVLIAEDSPADRMLLSAIVSRQGHRVLTASNGLEAVALFKQERPQLVLMDALMPVMDGFEAARRIKLAAGEELVPIIFLTSLTEGEALVRCLEAGGDDFLPKPYNRVILEAKIKAMDRLRRLQDTVLQQRDLIAKHNEHLLNEQRVAKAVFDKVTHSGCLDAPNIRYLQSPYAVFNGDLLLAAFKPSGGMHVLLGDFTGHGLPAAIGAMPLAEVFYGMTAKGYSLAEVLREINAKLKHILPVGVFCCAAVLNISFQRQVVEVWNGGLPDGYLLRGNGDRQPLVSQHLPLGILEPSAFNDKREVYPLALGDRVFLLSDGVLEACNKQGELFGEQRLLEVFAANRQQAALFSDIQQALTRFSGEQQDDVSLLEVSLVEEGQLNRPPLAFADSGQSHSLDWSASFEFRGETLRHFNPLPFLLQLLLEVQGLRPQGGALFSVLAELYSNALEHGVLGLDSTLKANAEGFAEYYRQRSMRLAALTDGFVRFHLQLLPEGTGGRLIVRVEDSGSGFDARRVPMYPGDTYSLSGRGLALVRQLSERCSWGDGEPGVRVEFSWLPGA; from the coding sequence ATGCTAGAGGTTTTGTCTGTCCTCATCGCCGAGGACAGCCCCGCCGACCGCATGCTGCTGTCGGCTATTGTCAGCCGGCAGGGGCACCGCGTGCTGACGGCCAGTAATGGTCTTGAAGCGGTCGCGTTGTTTAAGCAGGAGCGCCCACAGCTGGTGCTGATGGACGCCTTAATGCCGGTGATGGATGGCTTTGAGGCGGCGCGGCGGATCAAGCTAGCGGCCGGCGAGGAGCTGGTGCCGATTATTTTTCTCACCTCCCTGACCGAAGGTGAAGCGCTGGTGCGTTGCCTGGAAGCGGGCGGTGATGACTTTCTGCCAAAGCCCTACAACCGGGTCATTCTCGAAGCCAAGATTAAGGCCATGGATCGTTTGCGCCGCTTGCAGGACACCGTGTTGCAGCAGCGCGATCTAATTGCCAAACACAACGAGCATCTGCTCAATGAGCAGCGGGTGGCCAAGGCGGTCTTCGACAAGGTGACCCATTCCGGCTGCCTGGACGCACCGAACATCCGCTATTTGCAGTCACCTTATGCGGTGTTCAACGGCGATCTGCTGCTTGCAGCGTTCAAGCCTTCGGGTGGCATGCACGTGCTGTTGGGTGATTTCACCGGCCACGGCTTACCTGCTGCGATAGGCGCGATGCCGCTGGCTGAGGTGTTTTATGGCATGACGGCCAAGGGCTATTCCTTGGCGGAAGTGCTGCGCGAGATCAACGCCAAGCTCAAACATATCCTCCCCGTGGGGGTGTTTTGCTGCGCCGCTGTGCTCAATATCAGCTTCCAGCGCCAAGTCGTTGAAGTCTGGAATGGCGGCTTGCCAGATGGCTATTTATTGCGCGGCAATGGTGATCGGCAGCCACTTGTTTCGCAGCACTTGCCACTGGGGATCCTTGAGCCCAGCGCATTCAACGATAAGCGCGAAGTCTATCCGTTAGCGCTGGGTGACCGCGTTTTCCTGCTTTCTGACGGCGTACTAGAGGCGTGTAACAAGCAGGGTGAGTTGTTTGGGGAGCAGCGCTTGCTCGAAGTATTCGCGGCTAATCGGCAGCAGGCGGCGCTGTTTTCCGACATTCAGCAGGCGCTGACGCGCTTCAGCGGGGAGCAGCAGGACGACGTCAGCTTGCTTGAGGTCAGCTTGGTCGAAGAAGGGCAGCTAAACCGTCCGCCACTGGCTTTCGCTGACAGCGGCCAGAGCCACTCACTGGATTGGTCGGCCAGCTTCGAGTTTCGCGGTGAAACCTTGCGTCACTTCAACCCGCTGCCATTCCTCTTGCAGTTGCTGCTTGAGGTGCAAGGATTACGGCCCCAAGGCGGTGCATTGTTCAGTGTGCTGGCTGAGCTGTATTCGAATGCCCTAGAGCATGGCGTGCTCGGCTTGGATTCGACGCTCAAGGCGAATGCTGAAGGGTTTGCTGAGTATTACCGTCAACGCAGCATGCGCTTGGCTGCGCTGACGGATGGCTTTGTCCGCTTTCATTTGCAATTACTGCCCGAGGGCACGGGCGGACGTTTAATTGTGCGGGTCGAGGACAGTGGTTCAGGTTTCGATGCACGTCGAGTGCCGATGTATCCTGGTGACACCTATAGTTTGAGCGGTCGTGGGCTGGCGCTGGTCAGGCAATTGAGCGAGCGCTGCAGTTGGGGCGACGGAGAGCCTGGGGTGCGCGTGGAGTTTTCCTGGTTGCCTGGGGCATAA
- a CDS encoding Hpt domain-containing protein — MSDIHLDSSVLVTLQDVMEDEYPVLLDTFLVDSEERLLILHQAEQAADALALQLAAHSFKGSCSNMGALMLAGLCKQLEEAGRREELEQTPQLVEQIEREFAIVRILLKTERQRYRH, encoded by the coding sequence TTGTCCGATATTCACCTAGATAGCTCAGTATTGGTGACATTGCAGGATGTCATGGAAGACGAATACCCCGTGCTGCTGGATACCTTTTTGGTTGATTCCGAAGAGCGCCTGTTGATTCTGCATCAGGCTGAGCAGGCTGCTGACGCATTGGCCCTGCAGCTGGCGGCGCATAGTTTTAAAGGCAGTTGCAGCAACATGGGTGCGCTGATGCTGGCCGGGCTGTGCAAGCAACTGGAAGAGGCTGGGCGGCGTGAGGAGCTTGAGCAGACGCCTCAGTTAGTCGAGCAAATTGAGCGTGAATTTGCCATTGTGCGCATCCTGCTCAAGACTGAGCGTCAGCGTTATCGGCACTAG
- a CDS encoding flagellar hook-length control protein FliK, whose product MSVAPDLLLKSAPEVKSRAAASRPPERPAQPNRDEASSFSQVYAKERQAKAAERNEDSAKSERASKPAEKLEEEPQAVAAVGPTEVADSGKPLPTDPASEGAVLDPLLLLGITGELPAPETQELLVDSKPAPLLVTSGLTGSGPASMTEASFDAELDALNQLPAVRMALEMGAKEKALAEQAATPVAQANLATQSASQSMLASQLVQDEMPIEGDALELPELQLEALTGKSLEALKEGTANSAPENFVSKLNALTQAIGQQNQLSARAPLVVGQPVPMQQGGWSEAVVDRVMIMSSQNLRSAEIQLDPADLGRLEVRISINQEQSQVTFASPHAGVREALDSQMYRLRELFAQQGMNQLDVNVSDQSLSRGWQGQDGSGSRGRGGSSGDTLGTDEELHISSVESARTTSSSIRGLVDYYA is encoded by the coding sequence ATGTCCGTTGCCCCCGATCTGCTGCTCAAGTCAGCACCTGAAGTAAAGTCCAGGGCCGCTGCATCAAGGCCTCCGGAAAGACCCGCGCAGCCCAATAGGGATGAGGCTTCTAGCTTCTCTCAGGTGTACGCCAAGGAGCGTCAGGCCAAGGCTGCAGAGCGAAATGAGGACTCTGCTAAGTCCGAGCGCGCAAGCAAACCTGCAGAAAAACTAGAAGAGGAGCCGCAAGCTGTTGCCGCTGTCGGGCCGACTGAGGTTGCCGATAGCGGCAAGCCTTTGCCGACTGATCCGGCCAGTGAAGGCGCGGTGCTTGATCCACTGTTGTTGCTCGGCATAACCGGAGAGTTGCCAGCGCCAGAAACCCAAGAGTTGCTGGTCGACAGTAAGCCGGCGCCCCTGTTGGTAACCAGCGGTTTGACCGGTTCTGGCCCTGCGAGCATGACCGAGGCCAGCTTCGATGCTGAGCTGGATGCCCTTAACCAACTGCCGGCAGTGCGTATGGCGTTAGAGATGGGTGCGAAGGAAAAAGCCTTGGCTGAACAAGCGGCCACACCCGTCGCGCAGGCCAATTTAGCCACGCAAAGTGCTAGCCAAAGCATGCTGGCCAGCCAATTGGTACAGGACGAGATGCCCATCGAAGGCGATGCCCTTGAGCTGCCAGAACTCCAGCTAGAAGCGTTGACGGGTAAAAGTCTTGAAGCGCTCAAGGAAGGCACGGCGAATAGCGCGCCCGAGAATTTTGTCAGCAAACTTAATGCCCTGACCCAAGCTATTGGCCAGCAAAACCAACTGTCTGCGCGCGCGCCACTTGTGGTTGGGCAGCCAGTGCCCATGCAGCAGGGCGGTTGGAGTGAGGCGGTAGTGGACCGCGTGATGATCATGTCCAGCCAAAATCTTAGGTCCGCTGAAATTCAACTCGACCCTGCTGATCTAGGTCGTCTGGAAGTGCGCATCAGCATTAACCAAGAGCAAAGCCAGGTCACGTTCGCCAGCCCGCATGCCGGAGTGCGTGAGGCGCTGGATTCGCAAATGTATCGCTTGCGTGAACTGTTCGCCCAACAAGGCATGAACCAACTGGATGTGAATGTCTCCGATCAGTCGCTCAGCCGCGGCTGGCAAGGTCAGGACGGAAGCGGCAGTAGAGGCCGCGGTGGCAGCTCTGGCGATACTCTGGGCACGGACGAGGAGTTGCACATCAGCTCGGTAGAGTCGGCCCGCACGACCTCCAGCAGCATCCGCGGCTTAGTCGATTACTACGCTTGA
- the fliL gene encoding flagellar basal body-associated protein FliL produces the protein MAKKEAAQAPADAEAKPAGKMKLIIIIVIAVLLAIGLSVGGTLFFLGKKDAGVDEAKAAASAEPAVPVKQPAIYEELTPAFVVNFNYQGRARYMQVSVALMTRDQAALDALKVHMPVLRNRLVMLFSGQDFASLITPVGKEMLRQQATASVQELAEKETGKVTVEQVLFTNLVLQ, from the coding sequence ATGGCTAAGAAAGAAGCAGCGCAAGCGCCGGCAGATGCCGAGGCGAAACCAGCCGGCAAAATGAAGCTGATCATTATCATCGTAATTGCCGTTTTGCTGGCCATCGGTCTTTCCGTGGGCGGCACCTTGTTCTTTTTGGGCAAGAAGGATGCTGGCGTTGATGAAGCCAAGGCCGCAGCCAGTGCCGAACCTGCGGTGCCGGTCAAGCAACCAGCAATTTATGAAGAGCTGACGCCAGCATTTGTAGTGAATTTCAATTACCAAGGCCGTGCGCGTTATATGCAGGTCAGCGTGGCCCTGATGACCCGTGATCAGGCGGCGTTGGATGCCCTGAAAGTGCATATGCCGGTGTTGCGCAACCGCTTAGTGATGCTGTTTTCCGGTCAAGACTTTGCCTCCTTGATTACCCCAGTGGGCAAAGAAATGCTGCGTCAGCAGGCGACAGCCAGTGTGCAAGAGCTGGCCGAGAAAGAAACCGGCAAGGTCACCGTCGAGCAAGTGCTGTTCACCAACCTCGTGTTGCAGTAA
- the fliM gene encoding flagellar motor switch protein FliM: MAVQDLLSQDEIDALLHGVDDGLVETEEDAEPGSVKQYDLTSQDRIVRGRMPTLEMINERFARYTRISMFNLLRRSADVAVGGVQVMKFGEYVHSLYVPTSLNLVKMKPLRGTGLFILDAKLVFKLVDNFFGGDGRHAKIEGREFTPTELRVVRMVLDQAFIDLKEAWHAVMDINFEYVNSEVNPALANIVSPSEVIVVSTFHIELDGGGGDLHITMPYSMIEPIREMLDAGFQSDVDDQDERWIKALREDILGVSVPLSATVAKRQLKLRDILHMQPGDVIPVDLPEHILLCANGVPSFKVKLGAHKGNLALQVIDPIERLR; encoded by the coding sequence ATGGCTGTGCAAGACCTGCTTTCCCAAGATGAAATCGACGCCCTGCTGCATGGTGTCGACGACGGCCTGGTTGAAACCGAGGAAGACGCCGAGCCGGGAAGCGTCAAGCAATATGACCTGACCAGCCAAGACCGTATTGTCCGTGGGCGCATGCCGACGCTTGAGATGATCAATGAGCGTTTTGCCCGCTACACCCGTATCAGCATGTTCAACCTGCTGCGCCGCTCCGCTGATGTGGCGGTGGGCGGCGTGCAGGTCATGAAGTTTGGTGAGTACGTGCACTCGCTGTACGTGCCGACCAGCCTCAACTTGGTGAAAATGAAGCCGCTGCGCGGTACCGGTCTATTTATCCTCGACGCCAAACTGGTGTTCAAATTGGTGGATAACTTCTTTGGCGGCGACGGTCGTCACGCCAAGATCGAGGGGCGTGAATTTACCCCGACCGAATTGCGCGTAGTGCGCATGGTGCTGGATCAGGCCTTTATTGACCTGAAAGAAGCCTGGCATGCGGTGATGGATATCAACTTCGAGTACGTCAATTCGGAAGTCAACCCGGCGCTGGCTAACATCGTCAGCCCCAGTGAAGTGATTGTGGTCTCGACCTTTCATATCGAGCTGGACGGCGGCGGCGGCGACCTGCACATCACCATGCCTTATTCAATGATCGAACCGATTCGCGAGATGCTCGACGCAGGCTTTCAGTCTGATGTGGACGATCAAGATGAGCGTTGGATCAAAGCCCTGCGTGAAGACATTCTCGGCGTTAGCGTGCCGTTGAGCGCCACCGTGGCTAAGCGTCAACTTAAGTTGCGCGACATATTGCACATGCAGCCTGGCGATGTGATCCCTGTCGATCTGCCAGAGCATATTCTGCTGTGCGCTAATGGCGTGCCTTCTTTCAAGGTCAAGTTAGGTGCCCATAAAGGCAACTTGGCGTTGCAGGTGATCGATCCGATCGAGCGCCTGCGCTAA